A window of Schistocerca cancellata isolate TAMUIC-IGC-003103 chromosome 1, iqSchCanc2.1, whole genome shotgun sequence genomic DNA:
GTGTCACTGCCTCAGAGTGATGCCGGTGTTGTCGGCTATCCACTGGAGGTGGGAGGTGACCCTGGCGTAGACGCTGGGGAAGTGACTCTCGCACGAGCTGATGCCGAAGGACACAGCACCCACCAGCGTGGGCTGCCCGTCTGCCTCCACCACCACCAGGGGTCCGCCGCTGTCTCCCTGCACAACACAAAACAAACACGACCTGGTTGAGAACTGGAGCAGCTGTAGTCACAGCCAACATGCTGCATAGCACAGTTGCCGTTCACTATTTTGCGCTATGCCTGTTCATAGCAAGGGTATCCACACATTGGTACGTTCTAGCTCGAAAAGCGTCAATTTTAAAGTAAATACATGCAACAGAAACTACCTTTCTATTTGAAAtttggataatgatgatgatgatgtttggtttgtggggcgctcaactgcgcggttatcagcgcccgtacaaattcccaacctttgctcagtccagtgtcGCCacttttcaggaatgatgatgaagtgatgaggacaacacacagtcagctcgaggcaggtgaaaatccctgagctggccgggaatctaacccggaaccccgtgctcgggaagcgagaacgcgaccgtgagaccacgagctgcggacaaatttgGATAACTGTTGCTGTACCAGGCCAGAAGTGGAATGGAGAAACATAGTAGAATGTTGGTGTATTAGACTGTAGATGTAGCATCCCGTGTATTCTTCTGTGCGTCAGCAGGCACTTTTCTGTAGTCACCTGGCTGTCTGCTAGAGTAACTTATCCTTGGATCGGAACTGGAAGGAATGTCTTAAGCAAGTCTCCTGAATGAAGTGAGCCAGCCAGTAGGCTTATGAAGAACAATTGATTAGAGAGTGTCGCATGGCCAACAAACAAAGCATTCTGCTCGATGCCGTGAGGATGTCCTGATCTGTTTAGAATAGCCGCTTTGTGTTGTGGTACAGGAATGGGCACATTTGAAGCAATATAGTTCTAGATCATGGTGAAATAGTTGCTTAATTGCTACTCTTTTGCGTAGTGTACTGTGTGGTAGatcagatttacactactggccattaaaattgctacaccaagaagaaatgcagatgataaacgggtattcgttggacaggtatattatactagaactgacatgtgattacattttcacggaatttgggtgcatagatccggagaaatcagtacccagaacaaccacctatggccatagtaacggccttgatacgcctgggcattgagtcaaacaaagcgtggatggcgtgtacaggtacagctgcccatgcaacttcaatacgataccacagtttatcaagagtagtgactggcgtattgtgacgagctagttgctcggccaccattgaccagacgttttcagttggtgagagatctggggaatgtgttggccaggacagcagtcgaacattttctgtatccagaaaggcccgtacaggacctgcaacatgcggccgtgcattatcctgctgaaatgcagggtttcgcaggtatcgaatgaagggtagagccacgggtcgtaacacatctgaaatgtaacgtccactgttcaaagtgccgtcaatgcgatcaagaggtgaccgagacgtgtaaccaatggaaccccataccatcacgccaggtgatatgccagtatggcgatgacgaatacacgcttccaatgtgcgttcaccgcgatgtcaccaaacacggatgcgaccgttatGATGctctaaagagaacctggattcatcagaaaaaaagaggtttttccatttgtgcacccaggttcgtcgttgagtacactatcgcatgcgctcctgtctgtgatgcagggtcaggggtaaccgtagccatggtctccgagcagatagtccatgcttctgcaaacgccgtcgaactgttcgcgcagatggttgttgtcttgcaaacgtccccatctgttgactcagggatcgggacatgGCTGCAAGATCCGTGTGGATGTTCTGATCTGTTTAGAATAAACGCTTTGCCTTGTGGTACATAAATGGGCACATTTGAAGCAATATCGTTCTAGAGTATTGTGAAATAGTTGCTTACTTGCTCCGCATTTGCGTAATTTGCTTTGTGAAAGATCAGATTTAATTACGTGACATACTTTGTAATCACGTTAAAAGTGTGCAATATTAATTCTTTGATCGAGTTCACTGCTTTCTTGGAACACATGTGAGTGAGTCAATAACCAATTTCTATTCAATCATCCTGACTTGCAAATTACCTTAAATACGAGTAATATCATTTTTATTGGCTTTCAGTCCATACACCCATATAAACTGTGGAAAGTCAGTTATAATAGTACAAAGGTCGGGACAACACGACTCCCAATCCCTGAGTGAAGAAAACCTCCGATCTAGCTGGGAATCAAAGCCGGGCCCCTTCAATTAGCAATTCACAGCATTCACCGCGCAGCTGCCGTGGCAGACAAATAGTATCATGGGCGTTCATACGAATATAGGTGGATTTTCTCTCTGTTTTGCGCATGTATGACCATTTAAAGTCACGTGGTCCGTTGAAGGGTACTTTCGTGTTAAACGTGAGATTTTGCATTCGTTTTCATAAAAGTTTAGTTTTACAGTATTTATATAATCTGAGAATCTTGCTCCTCTGATTTTTATGCAAATCTTTACATGTGTTTACTTAAGAATTAAGTTCTCTAATGTATGTATTGCTTTCAATGTATTTCAGGCAGAGAAGGAAAAAAAACTACCTTCAGTACTTATGGTACTAGCTTACTTTTAAATTAAATATTCAGATAATTAAGTTCAAGTTGCAGTGAAACGTCAAGGCACGTGGTTGCAGCGGTAGAGATTTCGCTATTTTGCTGTCACACTAGCTcaaatattttctgtttattaCATGTTTTAGGGTACAGAGTGCATATACATTTGTACCGTACAAGTCACACGTATAATCTATAATTGAGAGACAGAGACGGCCAGTAGCCAGTAACAAGGGATCTATTATACGGATTATAGTTTCAGATTTGTCTCGGCTTAGCTTATTTTAAGCCCCCTATGACTGAAAACCTGGGTCTTTGTGTCTTATTAAACCACAGGCTAAGGCAAAAAATAGTGATAGGCTTTCAAAGTGTACTGTTAGCAGACGAGATGGCAGACAGGAAAAAGGGGTAGTGTAGGAGGTGACAGAGATACTGGACAGTGTGTCGAGAGGGAAGCTATGATAATGCCCACAAATAAAGTTTCCATATCGTCTCGAATGCAGAATGTTTTCGGATAACACATGCGTTACCACATAGCACCTTCCAGAGTAGTACGGAGGAAACAGGGAGTGTGAAAATCGCGCCACCTATCCGATTCTATCCACCCTCAGTGCGTATGGGAAGGACTGGCGATCAAACAACACAATGTTACACATATCATGCGCAAGCACTTACGGCTAACTCGAGTTGTCTCCAATTTTCACTATTTGTACCGTGCTGAATAACAACACAGCAGAAAGATTCGCCATGAGTCATGGAAGGAATACTTTTATTCTCTTTAACGTGCAAATACTGCAGTTTTGGAAGGTATGAACGACATTTCCGTACAAGGCCTTATTTAGATTACTTCACAAATGTCTCATTGTAGTATCTTTGTAAGGGGTGAGTCAATTTTTATGTTAAAAGCAAAAATTTCTCTcagatttggggcacataaatTTTCTTCACAGTCcaatcacactaatgtgaccacctgtcaaaaccaTGAATAACCACCTTTACAACGTGGACGTGCAGGAAGTGTGCCAGTGAGGTTCTGCAAGGTACCGACAGGGAGATGGGCCTTACCGCCGAGCACCTTGTGGTGATTtgtggaatatctatgtagatgcagatgtaccgaCTTCAGTGCCGTAGccatctgcgctaggtttctcggctgagccggccgctatggccgtgtGATTCTAAGTGCTtccatccggaaccgcgcgactgttacggccgcaggttcgaatcctgacccgggcatgatgtgtgtgatgtcattaggttggttaggtttaagtagttctaagttctaggggactgatgacctcagatgttaagtcccatagtgctcagagccatttgaaccactttttcggtCGAGGATCCATAGCGCAAATAGCGCGATCGacttggtcccacagattctaaaTTGGGtttaagtctggggagtttggtggcctggggAGTACGGTAAAAACATCCTGGTGCTATTGAAGCCACGCACGAATACTGCGAGTTGTATGATACATTGCATAGTTTTACTGCTAAAAGCCATCGTgcgaaggaaaaacaaactgcatagagAGATGGAGATAGGCTCAAAGAATAGATGCTaattgtgttgatccagtgtgtcttccagaatgacgagatcacccagggattgCCACGAAAATATTTTCCAGATGATAAACACTCCTTCTCCTGAGTAGATCCTTCCGTCGATTtcccaagctgcgacatcgtcgcgaaaaaacagtgacccgtgtatgtaatcagttttctttaatttaagTCAATGGTCACAGactgtttgataacagattaccggtttcggtcttttatgaccatcatcagatctgcttcataaaaacaaagtcctaatgtactgcaaccatagtggcatcgtcaatttTCCGGTCGATGCtgatgctgattccgcatttaacagttgacgatgccgctatggctgcagtacattaggactttgtttttgtgaaacagaTCTTATGATggtcattagccggccgcggtggccgagcggttctaggcgcttcagtccggaaccgcgcgactgctacggtcgtaggttcgaatcctgcctcgggcatggatgtgtgtgatgtccttaggttagttaggtttaagtagttctaagttctaggggactgatgacctcagaatttgactcccatagtgctaagagccatttgaaccatttttgaagattccACTAAGTTGTtttgtatttggcactctgtaaatggaccaggtatttgtgaaatttgcttGAATtgaataataatcgtggtgttactaaaaactatatcttacacctgctGTCTGGGAGTGCCTATTGCACATTGACGTTCGACGTAGGCGGTATTCACACcagtgtgactggacagtatacaccggccgctgtgaccgagcggttcttggcgtcaggaaccgcgctgctgctacggtcgcaggttcgaatcctgcctcagacatggatgtttgTTACgtccttagataggtttaagtagttctaagtctaggggactgatgatctcagatgcttggtcccatagtgcttagagccatttgaaccatattttggacCGTATACAAACTTCGTATCATGTGGCACATTAGAGTTTACTGGACACTGGTACTCACGTCGCAAGGGCTGGCGTACTCCGATTCACTGGGGCTGATGGTACAGATCTGGTTGGTCTGCACGCCGTAGAGTAGTGTCAGGTAATAGACCTGGCACACCGGAAGTGACGTCACTTTCGTTTGTGCGGTCTTCAGCACAGGGCTCATATAGTCGACGGCTGCAAAGACGAGAGGCAAGCTATTACGAAAATCAACATTGTGGTGTAGCTATTGGCAGGATTAGCTTACTCTGTATACTTACAGTCATTGTATTTGCCCCATCCGCTGACAGTAGCAGTCTCTTCTTCGAAGGTTAGGGTACTCTGACTGATACTTGGCAAACGGACTGTCTTGATTTTTTCTGCAACGAGAGAAGGTTGTGAGTACAGTTGACACAAGATCTTCCAATGCGTGTTAAGCagtggataatacactcctggaaattaaaataagaacaccgtgaattcattgtcccaggaaggggaaactttattgacacattcctggggtcagatacatcacatgatcacactgacagaaccacaggcacatagacacaggcaacagagcatgcacagtgtcggcactagtacagtgtatatccacatttcgcagcaatgcaggctgctattctcccatggagacgatcgtagagatgctggatgtagtcctgtggaacggcttgccatgccatttccacctggcgcctcagttggaccagcgttcgtgctggacgtgcagaccgcgtgagacgacgcttcatccagtcccaaacatgctcaatgggggacagatccggagatcttgctggccagggtagttgacttacaccttctagagcacgttgggtggtgttggaacagcaagttcccttgccggtctaggaatggtagaacgatgggttcgatgacggtttggatgtaccgtgcactattcagtgtcccctcgacgatcaccagtggtgtacggccagtgcaggagatcgctccccacaccatgatgccgggtgttggccctgtgtgcctcggtcgtatgcagtcctaattgtggcgctcacctgcacggcgccaaacacgcatacgaccatcattggcaccatggcagaggcgactctcatcgctgaagacgacacgtctccattcgtccctccattcacgcctgtcgcgacaccactggaggcgggctgcacgatgttggggcgtgagcggaagacggcctaacggtgtgcgggaccgtagcccagcttcatggagacggttgcgaatggtcctcgccgataccccaggagcaacagtgtccctaatttgctgggaagtggcggtgcggtcccctacggcactgcgtaggatcctacggtcttggcgtgcatccgtgcgtcgctgtggtccggtcccaggtcgacgggcacttgcaccttccgccgaccactggcgacaacatcgatgtactgtggagacctcacgccccacgtgttgagcaattcggcggtacgtccacccggcctcccgcatgcccactatacgccctcgctcaaagtccgtcaactgcacatacggttcacgtccacgctgtcgctgcatgctaccagtgttaaagactgcgatggagctccgtatgccacggcaaactggctgacactgacggcggcggtgcagaaatgctgcgcagctagcgccattcgacggccaacaccgcggttcatggtgtgtccgctgtgccgtgcgtgtgatcattgcttgtacagccctctcgcagtgttcggagcaagtatggagggtctgacacatcggtgtcaatgtgttcttttttccattatcaggagtgtatataatacagAAACATAATAGAAATGTAGTACTTTTGCATGAGCGATCAAAATATGTTAGAGGAGGACTTGTAGTTCAAGTTGCGAAACTGCGGCGTCGTTCGTCAGAAGACAAAGTAGGAGAAATGTGAACGGTCAGTGATGTGGAGGAGAGAGCAGACGCAGATCAGTAAAGGTATCTGTGTGGGAATGGCAGACACATGCACATTCACCAACAACGGAGATCGACTTCAAAAGCGCCGGCTGCtgcgggcgagcggttctaggcgcttcagtttggaaccgtgctgctgctacggtcgcaggttcgaatcctgcctcgggcatgtatgtgtgtgatgacctcgagtgttaagtcccatagtgcttagagccatttgaactatttcctcAAAAGCCTCTATCGGCTGCGATCACGCTTCTCTCTCCCTATGGCGATAATATACCCACTGGAGGAAAAATTAATCACCCTCAGGACAGATCTCGCTGATGCAGCGTAGCATCACTTCTAGCCTTGACAACAATCTTAGTTCGGAGAGGAAGAGTGGCTGCGAAACGTATGCCATATCTAGCTGAAGACACTCATAGACGCATGGATTCTGTAGGCTACCAAAATTCGAAGATGTCGGTTGTGACGTTTCATCCGCTTTTCCAATTAAGCTCAGACATTTCCTATGGGATCAAAACAGATCGTTTACCAGCCTGGTGCATGAGTATTCACCAAAGTAggaatacactctaagacataaaCACGACGCTCCACGAAGGAGTTATATAAATTGGCCACAAATTGATATTTGTGCTTGGattgacggaaaatgcaaaactctAAACTTTGTCGGCCTTCGGATAAATGCCTGACGCTGCAGCGCAACTTCACCGCGCATctggcaagaatagtaaacagTGGCCAgttcgataccagggcataaattcTTTGCAAACTTCATTCCgtctactcagttggacagtaactatgcctggcagacaggtgcgtgaacaatatacacagatgCCGGTatctgagagaggacgtgtagctgggctcaaagaagccggttggagtaagcGGCAAATCACTCGACATTGTAATAGGAACAGTGCAACTATTCGACgaagttggcaggaatgggtgaaccacgcCGGATCATAGCGTCAAGAAGCAAGCTGAGGACCTAGAGAGAAGACAGGACCGagaaatcgtcagagaggcactcaaagCCCCGGAATCATCATTACCATCGATCCGACGTTCAATTGGAActacagtgaccacaaggaccattaataggcggctgacAGAAACGGAGCTGAGTTCACGGGGCccctagctccgactaccattgacctctgtacaccaagaaGCCCGTTCGCATCGTGTCGGGAATGCCTGGTATGTCATagactggagtagaaatgtcttcagtgatcacTCCAGCTTCGAAATGAGGTTCGATGATGAGCGGGGACGTGCACAGgcagcggtggaataccaatctGATCCTCGGCCGCCGTAAGGCCCAACctcgagtgatggtctggggtgccatttcatttaatAGCTAGACCCTTGTGGTTCTCATAGGCCGACACAACAGCTCAGCGGTTCAtccacgatattctacaccccgttttgttgccctacattGCAAGCCCCcctcatgggcttacatttcagcgaaatAATGTCCACCCGCATAGGCCagaatttctattgcttgtcttcgtgctcgctaAGCCCTGCCTTGGCGAACAAGGTCGCCCAAtccagaacatttggagcattatgggcaggttcCTCCAATCAGATGGAGACTTTGACGATCCAACTCACAATTGGGACAGAAGACAGACTTTGGAACGACATCCctataattcattcgtggtgcatttttttttttgtttcgttttttgagTGTATATCCACGAAATCTTGCGAAAGTGTCTGTTGCCATCTTGGAAGACGAGGGTGTCCACAGCACACTCTTCATGGAGATGGAAGATGTGTCAGAAAGGACAACACTTGATCAACGGGAGTGTGGAAATGAACATATTGGTTCATATTCACGGTAGCAGGTCCAGGTAGTggcatgaaaaaataaataaataaaatcgacaATACACCACAGAATCGCATCAGGCCCTCGTAACAGAGCCAGTTAAATGTCTCAGAGTTCTGTCAGTTCACccattccggaaatcgagaatctcgTTGAGATTTGTCTGTTAACGACATTAATACTCAGAATATAACGGTCCCGGGGATGCCAGGACTTTCGAGAAAGTTTTAATTTCATGCTTGAAGTTGGATAACCAATGAGAAGAGAAATACTTTTTTCTTGTAATATAATTATaagttaacaattttctgattcttCTCATTTGCTTATACCGTAAAAATTTGCTTCTTACATAATTTCGTGATTCTACGtccacgggaagtaccctatatgttttaatgagtgagtttgcaagtatcaatatATCTGACATATCTGGCCGTATGTTGTGAtttaattgacttagaagcttaagggCTATACGCCACCAAAGGACCATAGACTTCAGTAAAAGGCATAAATTTCAGCATGACTAGTCTATCCGTTTCTGATAAAAAAGGGATTTTAACACACGGAGGAACGAACAGACAGTCGGACGGGGAATAAGAGatctttttcgtgtgatataattacaaagttCAGAGTTTTctcctttacttgtgctgtgaaacctttctctttgcaaaatttaattattctagaCCAGCGGGAAGTATTCAATAGCTTTTGATGAAGGAGtttgtatcgaaatatgtgacataaatcgcAGTATCTTTTGGCTGCACGGCTtacaagcttacatttattacacagccAAGGGAATATAGaccttagtaagtgacataaatttctacCTGATACGCCGACCCATTCGTGAGAAAAAGTGTCTTTAACACACGGACAGACataacagacagacggacaatgaATTGCCCATATAAGAGTAACGTTTCTACCGACTGAGGCACACAATCCTATAAAGTTAATTTTCTAGCGGATACCGGCACCGGAAATGAAAACTTAAAATGTCAACTGCAAACATCTCAGAAGCTTCTTGCGGAGTTCAAGTATGTTTCTAGCGCAGGCCGTATTGGAGAGAGGTGATGAGATTgtgcagaaaaaaattgtgttctttCCTGCCAGTCGCTTAGAGTTTCGTTGATTTCGGAAACGCGCCGCTGGTGGTACCATCTTACCTGAGAGAGGAACTGGTTCCGAGAGCTTGAGGAGGGCGATGTCGTTCATTTTCTTCCTGGCGACGTACTGGGGGTGGACAATTGCGGCGCTGGAGTCCATCGTCCTCGTAATGTGGTTCACGCCATCCGACGCTTCGAAGACGCGGTATCCACCCAGGATGACTGTGTACTCAGTAACGCTGaaaagatacagggttattacaaatgattgaagcgatttcacagctctacaataactttattatttgagatattttcacaatgctttgcacacacatacaaaaactcaaaaagtttttttaggcattcacaaatgttcgatatgcgcccctttagtgattcggcagacatcaagccgataatcaagttcctcccacactcggcgtaacatgtccccatcaatgagttcgaaagcatcgttgatgcgagctcgcagttctggcacgtttcttggtagaggaggtttaaacgctgaatctttcacataaccccacagaaagaaatcgcatggggttaagttgggagagcgtggaggccatgacatgaattgctgatcatgatctccaccacgaccgatccatcggttttccaatctcctgtttaagaaatgccgaacatcatgatggaagtgcggtggagcaccatcctgttgaaagatgaagtgggcgctgtcggtctccagttctggcatgagccaattttccgcgggctacgcgtgaaacttgcccgcacgcgttcaaccgtttcttcgctcactgcaggccgacccgttgatttccccttacagaggcatccagaagctttacactgcgcataccatcgccgaatggagttagcagttggtggatctttgttgaacttcgtcctgaggtgtcgttccactgttatgactgactgatgtgagtgcatttcaagcacgacata
This region includes:
- the LOC126156763 gene encoding brachyurin-like, which translates into the protein MDSLYTLSRTALQLALILVASAQMGRGVDIERARPVSVLYPDTAPIINLPGISRDTGSPRVVGGSEAAEGSVPYQAAIYLTIDGLDYFCGGSLIAPSFVLTAAHCTVNVTEYTVILGGYRVFEASDGVNHITRTMDSSAAIVHPQYVARKKMNDIALLKLSEPVPLSEKIKTVRLPSISQSTLTFEEETATVSGWGKYNDSVDYMSPVLKTAQTKVTSLPVCQVYYLTLLYGVQTNQICTISPSESEYASPCDGDSGGPLVVVEADGQPTLVGAVSFGISSCESHFPSVYARVTSHLQWIADNTGITLRQ